The region AATTAACAGTATCAAGTAACAATAAACCACTAGCTGAATTTAAATTACTATGTCTAAATACAATATAACCAGTTTGTCCAGCTAAAGCTAATAAACTATGATTTCTTAAAACAGAAGCATTACTTCCAATTGTAGTACTAGTTTGTAACACAGTACCTGAATTAATATTTGCAGCTGATGAAACATTAGTTGCAAAATAAACAGTATAATTTCCAGCTGTTGCACCATAACCAGCAATAATATATGTTAGTGTAGCACTTGTAATTCCTGTTGGAATTGTAATTTGTGGACTAATCATATAATTGTTAGGTGTAGCATTTCCAGTACCTCCTAAGTATGTTAAACTTTTTTCAGAATAAGCACATTTTCCTTGAATTGTATTTGGTGCAGTCCCAACTCCATTTGCTCCTGTAACAATACCCCAATTTCTAGTATCTCCATCACCATCTAAAACAGTCCAATCAGTTGCACTTTCAAAATCCTCAGAAATTAAATTTGTTGTTGTTGAAGTAGTTGGATTAGTATCATCATTTTTAATAGTTAATGATAATTTGTTACCCTCAGCATTAGCAAATGCATCACCTCCGTTTGCATTAACTGTAAATGTTATTACAAGATTTTCATCTGTTTCTACATATTTATCTTTGTAAACTCTAAATACAAAATTTTGATCTGTAGTTGAACCAGCATTAAAAGTTAAAGTAGGCGTAACTATTTGAATATCATTAGCATTAGCCTGAGATGTTCCATCAATCGAGAATGTTACTACTGCATTAGCTGTAGGTGCTTTATTTATAGACACAGGAGCAGTATATTCAGTATACCCACAACCATTACCTTCTAAAACATCAGTATTAGTCAAACGTTGCTCACATTGCATACGCTTAAACTGAATAGAAGCTTGTTGAGGTGAACAAACAGTAGAAACTAATAAATCATCTCTTCTAGGTGAATTCATTAATACCGCTAATAATCTGTCTTTTTGATCTTGAGTGAACATATTCATACAAGCATCGTCAGAATAATCCATGTAATTTTCAACTTGATCATTTCCAGGAGCTAGTGGACAACTATCAGTACCTGTTGCGCAACCAAAATTTGCCGCTGCTGCCACTGGTGTATCAGCACAAAAATCTTCTGTTGTATAATTATTAGTTGTTGAAGTACAACCATCATCTCCCCAAATATGTCTAAGTCCTAACATATGACCAACTTCATGCGTCATTGTTCTTCCTTTATCATATGTAGTATCAGAATAATTTCCAGCAGGGAAAATAGTTCTTGAACCCCAAGTACCATAGTTACAAACTACACCATCAGTTGACGCTTCACCTGTAATACAATCTTCTTGTGGCATACCTGCTAAACCAGAACCCGACGGGAATTGAGCATAACCTAAAACACCGGCTAAATCGCCTCCAAAATTAAAAGTCCATAAATTTAAATACTTTGTAGGGTCCCATATAGTAGAAGCTTTAGCAGCCTCAACCTGAGCTTGACCAAAAGATGCAATACCTAAGTTTTTTCTATCAATACCATTTGTTGGGTTACCATTTGGATCTACAACTGCCATACAAAATTCAATAGTAGTATCTACACCCGCACCATAACCTGGTGTCCCAATCAGTCTTCTGAAATCTTGATTAAACACTGTAATTTGCGATAATACTTGACCATCAGGAATATTTTCATTTACTCCAACTGCATCTCCATTATGGATAATATGCACCACAACTGGAATTCTAATAACAGATGGCAACATTCTCGCCTTTCTCATTTTACGAATTTCTTCTACTTTTGGAGCCAACCATTGTTCGAAAATTTCATTACTAACAGCTGTTCCTTTCTCTTGCTTAGAAGCTAAATATTCTGTAGAAGCACAACGAATATGCCCAGATGGAGAAATTAATTCTGGAGAAATTGTTTTTCCAAAAACAACTTTTCCATTATTCTTGTTTTGCCCAAATGATATAAAAGTAGTCATCATTAGAGCTAAAAGAGTAATTTTTCTCATTTAATTTACTTTTAGATTTGATTAATAGAACAAAACTAATTTATTTTTTTTCAATTACCTAACAATTTGACAAATAACTCTTAATAATCAACAAATAATTATTACAATCAACCAACAGATAGATTAATTTTAGAAGTGCAAATACAACAAAACAACAAAAAATTAACTTCAAGAAGATGATTTAATAGAAAACAAATCGCTCTTAAGCGGTTTTTGCATAATTTATACTTTATTGTGGTTTTTATTAAATATAATTGATTATATTTGTTAATTAACCTCAATATCACATCAAATGAACAAAAAACTACTATTAACTGTATGGAGTATATTTACTTTTACAGTTGTTTTTTCTCAGAGCGATAAATTATGGGTTTCTAAAACATCAAAAGATGTGAAATCAATTAACAAAACCGTTTCCAGAGAAAATTTTCCAGATCAATTTAAACTATTTCAATTAAATGTTAATGCGTTAAAACAATCCTTATTTCAGGCTGATGATAGGTTTGTTAAAAACCCTAAAACAGTTATCATCTCCATCCCAAATTCTGAAGGACAATTTGAAAACTACAAAATGTACGAAGCTTCTAATTTTGACCGTGAGTTACAAGCTCAGTTTCCAGAAATTCGTTCCTATGTTGGCGTTGGGGTAGAAAACAAAAATTACACACTCCGTTTAAGTGTAAGCCCGAATAGCATTCAAACAATGACTATTAAACCTAATGGTCAGAGCGAATT is a window of Flavobacterium indicum GPTSA100-9 = DSM 17447 DNA encoding:
- a CDS encoding T9SS-dependent choice-of-anchor J family protein, translating into MRKITLLALMMTTFISFGQNKNNGKVVFGKTISPELISPSGHIRCASTEYLASKQEKGTAVSNEIFEQWLAPKVEEIRKMRKARMLPSVIRIPVVVHIIHNGDAVGVNENIPDGQVLSQITVFNQDFRRLIGTPGYGAGVDTTIEFCMAVVDPNGNPTNGIDRKNLGIASFGQAQVEAAKASTIWDPTKYLNLWTFNFGGDLAGVLGYAQFPSGSGLAGMPQEDCITGEASTDGVVCNYGTWGSRTIFPAGNYSDTTYDKGRTMTHEVGHMLGLRHIWGDDGCTSTTNNYTTEDFCADTPVAAAANFGCATGTDSCPLAPGNDQVENYMDYSDDACMNMFTQDQKDRLLAVLMNSPRRDDLLVSTVCSPQQASIQFKRMQCEQRLTNTDVLEGNGCGYTEYTAPVSINKAPTANAVVTFSIDGTSQANANDIQIVTPTLTFNAGSTTDQNFVFRVYKDKYVETDENLVITFTVNANGGDAFANAEGNKLSLTIKNDDTNPTTSTTTNLISEDFESATDWTVLDGDGDTRNWGIVTGANGVGTAPNTIQGKCAYSEKSLTYLGGTGNATPNNYMISPQITIPTGITSATLTYIIAGYGATAGNYTVYFATNVSSAANINSGTVLQTSTTIGSNASVLRNHSLLALAGQTGYIVFRHSNLNSASGLLLLDTVNLDVVSQTNVQTAVNNATSGTNNLIGSGTGAFYDSASRNIMTNINVTSNTNFGCTSVAVTRAGTGALQYGTSANVLDYAMSKQFTITPATTTTGTATITFYFTEAEIAGWEAATSNNRASLYVVRDGLTREVMPVTIGSFGTNVTLTATFSNGIDGVYSFARLQSLPSESFELNDLVLYPNPNNGVFNLQFVPSSNSIAISVFDIRGRVVYDKTFENNGLFNENISLNNVETGVYIVKIQDGNKKTVRRIIVDK